The following proteins come from a genomic window of Mycobacteriales bacterium:
- a CDS encoding SpoIIE family protein phosphatase: MTPPARWEDAPCGLLTLRPDGTVGEANGTVLEWLGRTERDVLGCQLSELLSVGGRIYWETHLSPLLHVDGRVDEVAVELRAAGGRLPVLLTAVRSGDGVHVALSSARERSRYERELLSARAAADRSATQLRALQEVTAALSQALGVEGVAQALLAAAVAPLGAAAGTLWLSDRETGLIRHSSRGEPAGACELPAPALLQRTAVVTDGGRAVVPLRGHSVLQGVLSLLPPDTAAAESPDLEMLTTVGQQAGLALDRAQLYEQSAMVAHELQHSLLAVEPPRDGRFAVATAYRPGVEMLEVGGDWYDVFAAEPDVLSVVVGDVVGRGLHAASTMGQLRSAVRAVAASEVGPARLLSRLDRFVDQVEAAAMATVAYAELDLDEGRLRYACAGHPPPLLLPVAGRPRLLWEGRSTPLGAFAPAQHRAEATVQLTPGDRVLLYTDGLFERRDRDLDDGLAVLERVTAELHSVPLAEAVARLTQTLLLDERVRDDVCVLMLSWAGRPFHRTLPADLTGLSAIRQELAAWLAERGLDGQTADDLVLAASEAMANAAEHGSGRRSEESVALSAELEQRPDHQDQVVVTVRDRGRWRTGPASHERGRGLMIMRALVDVAVQEGDGTTVVLRRTLPREPS; the protein is encoded by the coding sequence GTGACGCCACCGGCCCGTTGGGAGGATGCTCCCTGCGGCCTTCTCACGCTGCGCCCGGACGGCACCGTCGGCGAGGCGAACGGGACCGTCCTCGAGTGGCTGGGCCGCACCGAGCGGGACGTGCTGGGATGTCAGCTCAGCGAGCTGCTCTCGGTCGGCGGTCGGATCTACTGGGAGACGCACCTGTCCCCCCTGCTGCACGTCGACGGCCGGGTGGACGAGGTCGCGGTCGAGCTGAGGGCGGCCGGCGGGCGGCTGCCCGTGCTGCTCACTGCGGTGCGGTCCGGCGACGGGGTGCACGTCGCCCTGTCCAGCGCGCGGGAGCGCTCGCGTTACGAACGGGAGCTGCTGTCGGCGCGGGCGGCTGCGGACCGCTCGGCCACCCAACTGCGCGCGCTGCAGGAGGTGACGGCGGCGCTCTCGCAAGCCCTGGGGGTCGAGGGTGTCGCACAGGCACTGCTGGCCGCGGCGGTCGCCCCTCTCGGCGCCGCCGCCGGCACCCTGTGGCTGTCCGATCGTGAGACCGGGCTCATCCGGCACAGCTCGCGGGGAGAGCCCGCCGGCGCCTGTGAGCTGCCCGCGCCGGCGCTGCTCCAGCGGACGGCGGTCGTCACCGACGGCGGGCGCGCGGTCGTGCCGCTGCGCGGACACTCGGTGCTGCAGGGAGTGCTCTCGCTGCTCCCGCCGGACACCGCCGCCGCCGAGTCGCCGGACCTCGAGATGCTCACGACCGTCGGGCAGCAGGCCGGCCTGGCCCTGGACCGGGCGCAGCTGTACGAGCAGAGCGCCATGGTGGCGCACGAGCTCCAGCACTCCCTGCTCGCGGTGGAGCCGCCGCGCGACGGCCGGTTCGCCGTCGCCACCGCGTACCGGCCCGGGGTGGAGATGCTCGAGGTCGGCGGCGACTGGTACGACGTGTTCGCAGCCGAGCCGGACGTGCTCTCGGTGGTGGTGGGCGACGTCGTCGGCCGCGGGCTGCACGCCGCCAGCACCATGGGGCAGCTCCGCAGCGCCGTCCGGGCCGTCGCCGCCTCCGAGGTGGGGCCGGCCCGCCTGCTGTCGCGGCTGGACCGGTTCGTCGATCAGGTCGAGGCTGCCGCCATGGCCACCGTGGCGTACGCCGAGCTCGACCTGGACGAGGGTCGGCTGCGTTACGCCTGCGCCGGGCACCCCCCGCCGTTGCTGCTGCCCGTAGCCGGACGGCCACGGCTGCTGTGGGAAGGCCGCTCGACACCGCTCGGCGCATTCGCCCCCGCCCAGCACCGGGCGGAGGCGACGGTGCAGCTCACGCCCGGCGACCGGGTCCTGCTCTACACCGACGGTCTGTTCGAGCGGCGGGACCGGGACCTGGACGACGGGCTTGCCGTGCTCGAACGGGTCACTGCCGAGCTGCACAGCGTCCCGCTGGCCGAGGCGGTGGCCCGGCTCACGCAGACCCTGCTGCTCGACGAGCGGGTACGCGACGACGTCTGCGTGCTGATGCTGTCCTGGGCGGGCCGGCCCTTCCACCGGACCCTGCCGGCGGACCTGACCGGCCTGTCGGCCATCCGTCAGGAGCTGGCAGCGTGGCTGGCCGAACGCGGCCTCGACGGCCAGACCGCCGACGACCTGGTCCTGGCGGCATCGGAAGCCATGGCCAACGCCGCCGAACACGGCAGCGGCCGGCGCTCCGAGGAGTCGGTCGCGCTCAGTGCCGAGCTCGAACAGCGGCCGGACCACCAGGACCAGGTGGTGGTAACGGTGCGCGATCGCGGCCGGTGGCGCACCGGTCCGGCCTCGCACGAGCGCGGTCGCGGCCTCATGATCATGCGAGCGCTCGTCGACGTCGCCGTGCAGGAGGGGGACGGCACCACGGTGGTCCTGCGACGAACTCTGCCCCGGGAGCCGTCATGA
- a CDS encoding STAS domain-containing protein has protein sequence MTLEEVSGEDLHGVRVLRAHGELDVVTTRALLGDPAALTGGGPLVLDLSAATFLDSAGVRLVDRLARECAQSGGYFRVVAPPGSRARRVLEVVGLAGALASDDLPAAVAQVREGTKGG, from the coding sequence ATGACCCTCGAGGAGGTGTCGGGCGAGGACCTCCACGGAGTACGGGTGCTGCGTGCCCACGGAGAGCTGGACGTCGTCACGACGCGCGCCCTGCTCGGGGACCCGGCCGCACTGACCGGCGGTGGACCGCTGGTGCTGGACCTCTCGGCGGCGACCTTCCTCGACAGCGCGGGGGTCCGCCTCGTGGACCGGCTGGCCCGCGAGTGCGCGCAGTCCGGCGGGTACTTCCGCGTGGTGGCACCACCGGGCTCGCGCGCGCGGCGGGTCCTGGAGGTGGTCGGACTGGCCGGTGCGCTCGCGAGCGACGACCTCCCCGCCGCCGTCGCGCAGGTGCGCGAGGGCACGAAGGGCGGCTGA
- a CDS encoding alpha/beta hydrolase: MDVLARNNVTVSGLDSGPPMVLAHGFGCDQGMWRYIAPAFEQTHRVVLFDHVGAGGSDLSAYDPVRHSGLEGYASDVLDVLTGLDLPPVVLVGHSVSAVIAVLAAAERPELFDRLVLVCPSPRYIDDENYRGGFRQEEIDELLETMDDNYLGWSTHIAPVIMGVPARPELGQELTSSFCRTDPTIARRFARTTFLSDNRADLARVRTPALVVQCREDVIAPPEVGRYVHEHLAGSELVVLDATGHCPNLSAPDALVTAMQRYLLAA; the protein is encoded by the coding sequence GTGGACGTGCTGGCAAGGAACAACGTGACGGTGAGTGGTCTGGACAGCGGTCCGCCGATGGTTCTGGCCCATGGCTTCGGCTGCGACCAGGGCATGTGGCGCTACATCGCTCCCGCCTTCGAGCAGACCCACCGCGTCGTGCTGTTCGACCACGTCGGCGCCGGCGGTTCCGACCTGTCCGCGTACGACCCGGTGCGTCACAGCGGGCTGGAGGGTTACGCGAGTGACGTCCTCGACGTCCTCACCGGGCTGGACCTACCGCCCGTCGTCCTGGTCGGGCACTCCGTCAGCGCCGTCATCGCGGTGCTGGCGGCGGCGGAGCGGCCGGAGCTGTTCGACCGGCTGGTGCTGGTCTGCCCCAGCCCGCGCTACATCGACGACGAGAACTACCGCGGCGGTTTCCGGCAGGAGGAGATCGATGAACTGCTCGAGACGATGGACGACAACTACCTCGGCTGGTCGACCCACATCGCCCCCGTCATCATGGGTGTCCCGGCGCGGCCGGAGCTCGGCCAGGAGCTGACCAGCAGCTTCTGCCGGACCGACCCGACGATCGCCCGACGGTTCGCCCGCACGACGTTCCTGTCGGACAACCGCGCCGACCTGGCCCGGGTCCGTACCCCCGCCTTGGTCGTGCAGTGCCGAGAGGACGTCATCGCCCCTCCGGAGGTCGGCCGCTACGTGCACGAGCACCTCGCGGGCAGCGAGCTGGTGGTGCTCGATGCCACCGGCCACTGTCCCAACCTGAGCGCGCCGGACGCGCTCGTCACCGCGATGCAGCGCTATCTGCTAGCGGCGTGA
- a CDS encoding 4a-hydroxytetrahydrobiopterin dehydratase: protein MILDRVQRYAPLDVEALAAALGELPGWRCDGTRLIRTVVPHDLWALLEQVCAVEGELDHHTEVTLDAGTVTFLLWTHVRDAVTLADVELARRLDLITEELGLAGAASGTTLSGNGGPASADRPVQRVPRGCVPDRHCGRTSSATPSRPA, encoded by the coding sequence ATGATCCTGGACAGGGTGCAGCGCTACGCCCCGCTGGACGTGGAGGCCCTCGCGGCCGCACTGGGCGAACTGCCCGGCTGGCGCTGCGACGGGACCCGGCTGATCCGGACGGTCGTGCCCCACGATCTGTGGGCGCTGCTGGAGCAGGTCTGCGCCGTCGAGGGCGAGCTCGACCACCACACCGAGGTCACGCTGGACGCCGGCACGGTGACCTTTCTGCTGTGGACGCACGTGCGCGACGCGGTCACGCTGGCGGACGTGGAGTTGGCGCGCAGGCTGGACCTCATCACCGAGGAGCTCGGCCTTGCCGGCGCCGCCTCCGGGACGACCCTCAGCGGGAACGGCGGGCCGGCGTCGGCTGACCGGCCCGTGCAGCGAGTTCCGCGCGGGTGCGTGCCGGACCGGCACTGCGGCCGGACATCTTCCGCGACGCCGAGCCGCCCTGCTTGA
- a CDS encoding ATP-binding protein has translation MTSPPLEMVVETVPASVARIRRFATDACRLSAPDADCDTVSLLVSEVATNALIHGVGQVRVRVVPQSKGVRIEVIDGSATLPHPRDAALLDEGGRGLALVDALASSWGAEPTGAGKTVWFEVGAAVDTRPDADVAPPQVGG, from the coding sequence GTGACCTCGCCACCCCTGGAGATGGTGGTGGAGACGGTGCCGGCGAGTGTGGCCCGGATCCGCCGCTTCGCCACCGACGCCTGTCGCCTCAGCGCGCCCGACGCGGACTGCGACACCGTGTCGCTGCTGGTCAGCGAGGTGGCGACCAACGCGCTGATCCACGGCGTGGGCCAGGTCCGGGTCCGGGTCGTCCCGCAGTCGAAGGGTGTCCGCATCGAGGTGATCGACGGCAGCGCGACCCTGCCCCATCCTCGGGACGCCGCACTTCTGGACGAGGGCGGCCGTGGCCTGGCCCTGGTCGATGCGCTGGCCTCGTCCTGGGGCGCCGAGCCGACGGGGGCCGGCAAGACGGTCTGGTTCGAGGTCGGGGCCGCGGTCGACACCAGACCCGACGCCGACGTGGCTCCACCACAGGTCGGCGGGTAG